The following proteins come from a genomic window of Streptococcus oralis:
- a CDS encoding SspB-related isopeptide-forming adhesin, which translates to MKFNNETRAFGSIRKTRQWGTCGVILGLAALGLITSPVRADERVNPNPATNAKPLQDSPTTESKNDQGSAGKSTGSVEVTVDRAKVESAVSTAKKAGLTVKETVVDGGLIANSEELAKKTAEIESSYDKQATTIVDESEKYKKEVETRKEEIKTITTENQEKQDSYDKAKAQYEKDLADATTKNAQIDKENQEKNERLKDKRERVAKENELIKQENALAKSTYEKAVKEKANKDAAIDKENAAAKKAYEEALKQWTIEKGKSEADLTKYKEQLAQYEKDSAEYKRKLAELQTQRVQGRANGVTIYGEFDESKRGSLDYYSKLTAVFDANPELEVVDGVLAANKNTTMTLDKDLQHDRLENKDFYGHSDSKGTYGGYVVTGIKQGSTFTLHNVGKTKTGKTISARFVARNNPIPEHKIAGNPSTYTRLNVWWNKVKTDTETSSVNFNPYNYFNVEWDIHYYDEKTGKPIDLGSVSFYSDLDFGQAVRHTYGDGNTGTVINPSGSSVKETTVNGKNYWMGVKSDGVYKKDDPSGLNLYKAGDPYYTDVDDYNSIPEGSVVSAGHGSVQHLTYLHYGDKPFSTYTESQSASYRKYWNDERRANGQPEDNDDEIFSSGFAFQLWGGRSVINQLEEPKPPLKPSESTKPRPLEPKYKEKDKTPLTPPTEKPLLASPKDEPDKPHVPIPSEPPTPDLKPVPNEVAPREIKVTYTRLKTTPTVEKLVKNSAGTNVNNSSVPKLSEVVWELKTKPLAANRKKTTIYELTDNLPQGYQLDLAKTVAQNSDFTITYDKAKHQLKGLLKSEGLAKVNLDLTKVFTAPVLKVYGTVTNDGATYKNNFRLNLNNEFESYSNIVKVTTPGKPNDPDNPNNNLIKPLKHNHNKDGVIIDGKTVLAGSTNYYRITLDYDQYKGIKAAPSAILKGFGAIDDYPEEAVTINKSDIRYIDSEGKEVSGISVYQYDSIESVDNDKVKAFLESSEIKPKGAFQVFLVDDPEAYFNKYIKAGKSVTIIDPMVTKEELRNTGKSFENTAYQVDFGNGYQTDTVVNNVPTVKPTKKNLNKEGVNIDGKQVLSGSVNYYKVTADYSQYKGIEVDKDRIGKGFYIVDDYPEEAVTINQDGVQVTDSKGQVVKGLRATIYESLDKAPVGVQESLKKQGFTPKGAIQVFEAENPEEFYKTYVQTGEVLTITNPMTVKKELGQTGGKYENTAYQIDFGMAYVTETVVNNVPKIEPKKDVVIDHLSKESLDGKEVKLNQTFNYKLVGSLIPKDRSEQLFEYKFSDDYDETHDDYQSVYKVFAAVDFETSDGQKFKAGDELTKFTSQVVDKAKGKVDISFDDAFLKSILETSEFQAEVYLQMTRIQSGTVENTYYHTVNGVEVVSNTVVTHTPEEPKTPEEHPQQPERSLPSTGEQASAELLLAGLAMGGAAAGLLYSKRKKKEA; encoded by the coding sequence ATGAAATTCAATAATGAGACACGAGCATTCGGATCAATCCGAAAAACACGACAATGGGGAACATGTGGAGTAATTCTTGGTCTAGCTGCCCTGGGTTTGATAACTAGTCCAGTTAGAGCAGATGAACGAGTAAATCCAAATCCTGCTACAAATGCAAAACCTTTGCAAGATTCTCCAACTACGGAGTCTAAAAATGATCAAGGTAGTGCAGGGAAATCAACAGGTTCTGTTGAGGTGACTGTGGATCGTGCTAAGGTAGAGTCTGCGGTATCCACTGCAAAGAAAGCTGGCTTGACTGTTAAGGAGACTGTGGTTGATGGTGGTTTAATTGCTAATTCAGAAGAGTTAGCTAAGAAAACTGCTGAGATTGAGTCTAGTTACGACAAGCAAGCAACTACTATTGTAGACGAGTCTGAGAAGTACAAAAAAGAAGTAGAAACTCGTAAAGAAGAGATTAAAACGATTACTACTGAGAACCAGGAAAAGCAAGACTCTTATGACAAAGCTAAAGCTCAGTATGAGAAAGACTTAGCAGATGCTACTACTAAAAACGCTCAGATTGATAAAGAAAATCAAGAAAAGAATGAGCGCTTAAAAGATAAGAGAGAGCGTGTAGCAAAAGAGAATGAGCTTATCAAACAAGAAAACGCTCTTGCTAAGTCTACTTATGAAAAAGCAGTAAAAGAAAAAGCTAATAAAGACGCTGCTATTGATAAGGAAAACGCAGCTGCCAAGAAAGCTTACGAAGAAGCTTTAAAACAGTGGACTATTGAAAAAGGTAAGTCTGAGGCTGACTTAACAAAATACAAAGAGCAATTAGCTCAGTATGAAAAAGACTCAGCTGAATATAAACGTAAATTGGCAGAGTTACAAACACAACGAGTCCAAGGTCGTGCTAACGGTGTCACAATCTATGGTGAATTTGATGAGTCGAAACGTGGCTCATTGGATTACTATTCTAAGTTAACAGCAGTATTCGATGCCAATCCAGAATTGGAAGTTGTGGATGGTGTTTTAGCTGCTAATAAAAACACAACTATGACCCTCGATAAAGATTTACAGCATGACAGATTAGAAAATAAAGATTTCTATGGTCACTCTGATTCTAAGGGAACCTATGGTGGTTATGTAGTTACGGGTATCAAACAAGGTTCTACCTTCACTTTACATAATGTTGGTAAAACAAAAACGGGAAAAACAATTTCTGCAAGATTTGTGGCTCGTAATAATCCTATACCAGAGCATAAAATTGCAGGCAACCCTTCAACTTATACTCGTTTGAATGTTTGGTGGAATAAAGTTAAAACTGATACGGAGACTTCTTCAGTTAACTTCAACCCATATAATTACTTTAATGTTGAGTGGGATATTCATTACTATGATGAGAAAACAGGTAAACCTATCGACTTAGGTTCAGTCTCTTTTTACTCTGACCTAGATTTTGGACAAGCCGTAAGACATACTTATGGAGATGGTAACACGGGCACTGTAATCAACCCATCAGGTTCTTCTGTTAAAGAAACCACAGTCAATGGGAAAAACTATTGGATGGGTGTGAAATCTGATGGCGTGTATAAGAAAGATGATCCAAGTGGGTTGAACCTTTATAAAGCAGGTGACCCTTACTATACCGATGTAGATGATTACAATTCTATCCCAGAGGGTTCTGTTGTAAGTGCCGGTCATGGTTCTGTTCAACACTTAACTTACTTACACTATGGAGATAAACCTTTCAGTACCTATACAGAGTCGCAGTCAGCTTCTTACCGTAAGTATTGGAATGATGAGCGTAGAGCTAACGGGCAACCAGAGGATAATGATGATGAAATCTTTTCATCAGGGTTTGCGTTCCAACTATGGGGTGGTCGCTCTGTTATTAATCAACTAGAGGAACCAAAACCGCCACTTAAACCAAGTGAATCTACAAAACCAAGACCTTTAGAACCTAAATATAAGGAGAAGGATAAGACTCCATTGACACCTCCTACGGAGAAACCTTTATTAGCCTCACCAAAAGATGAACCAGATAAACCTCACGTTCCTATTCCGAGTGAACCTCCTACACCAGACTTAAAACCTGTGCCAAATGAGGTCGCACCGAGAGAAATTAAGGTTACATACACTCGCTTGAAAACTACGCCTACTGTAGAAAAGTTGGTTAAGAACTCTGCAGGTACAAATGTGAATAATTCGTCAGTACCCAAGTTATCAGAAGTTGTTTGGGAGTTGAAAACTAAACCTCTTGCTGCTAATCGTAAGAAAACTACAATTTATGAGTTAACAGATAACTTACCTCAAGGGTATCAACTTGATTTAGCAAAAACTGTAGCTCAAAACTCAGATTTTACAATAACTTATGATAAAGCTAAACATCAGTTAAAAGGGTTATTGAAGTCTGAAGGTTTAGCTAAAGTTAATTTGGATTTAACTAAAGTATTTACCGCACCTGTTCTTAAAGTGTATGGTACAGTAACGAATGATGGTGCAACCTATAAGAACAACTTCCGCCTGAATTTGAATAATGAATTTGAGTCTTATTCAAATATTGTTAAGGTAACAACCCCAGGTAAACCGAATGATCCTGACAATCCGAATAACAACTTGATCAAACCTCTCAAACACAATCATAACAAGGATGGTGTTATCATCGATGGAAAGACAGTTCTAGCTGGTTCAACGAATTACTACCGTATAACCTTGGATTATGATCAGTATAAAGGGATAAAGGCAGCTCCATCTGCTATTCTAAAAGGCTTTGGTGCGATTGATGATTATCCAGAAGAGGCAGTGACTATTAATAAATCAGATATTCGTTATATTGATAGCGAAGGAAAAGAAGTTTCTGGTATTTCAGTGTATCAGTACGATTCTATTGAATCTGTTGATAATGATAAGGTTAAAGCTTTTCTAGAAAGTTCTGAAATTAAGCCTAAGGGAGCTTTCCAAGTATTTTTAGTGGATGATCCAGAAGCCTATTTTAACAAATATATCAAGGCAGGAAAATCTGTTACAATTATTGATCCAATGGTAACTAAGGAAGAATTGCGAAATACAGGAAAATCATTTGAGAATACGGCTTACCAAGTTGATTTCGGTAATGGCTATCAAACTGATACAGTTGTAAATAATGTTCCTACTGTTAAACCAACCAAAAAGAATCTTAACAAGGAAGGTGTTAACATCGATGGGAAACAGGTCTTGTCAGGCTCTGTCAACTACTACAAGGTAACGGCAGATTATAGCCAATACAAGGGCATTGAAGTAGATAAAGATCGTATTGGCAAAGGCTTCTATATCGTTGATGATTACCCAGAAGAAGCTGTTACGATCAATCAAGATGGTGTTCAAGTGACTGATTCTAAAGGTCAAGTAGTTAAGGGGTTGAGAGCTACTATATATGAAAGTCTAGACAAAGCTCCAGTAGGAGTTCAAGAATCTTTGAAAAAACAAGGATTTACCCCTAAAGGAGCGATTCAAGTATTTGAGGCGGAGAATCCAGAGGAATTCTACAAGACCTACGTTCAAACTGGAGAAGTTCTGACGATTACTAATCCAATGACTGTTAAGAAGGAATTGGGTCAGACAGGTGGTAAGTATGAGAATACAGCCTACCAAATTGATTTTGGGATGGCCTATGTGACTGAAACAGTAGTCAATAATGTTCCAAAGATTGAACCAAAGAAAGATGTTGTAATCGACCATCTAAGCAAAGAAAGCTTGGATGGAAAAGAGGTAAAACTGAATCAAACATTTAATTATAAATTAGTTGGTTCCTTGATACCAAAAGATCGCTCAGAACAGCTATTTGAGTATAAATTTAGCGATGATTACGATGAGACACATGATGATTATCAGAGTGTTTACAAGGTATTTGCTGCTGTAGATTTTGAAACAAGTGACGGTCAAAAATTTAAAGCTGGTGATGAATTAACTAAGTTTACCAGTCAAGTGGTAGACAAGGCTAAAGGTAAAGTAGATATTAGCTTTGATGATGCTTTCTTGAAGTCAATTTTAGAGACATCAGAGTTTCAAGCAGAAGTATATCTACAAATGACACGCATTCAGTCAGGAACAGTAGAAAATACTTACTATCATACAGTTAACGGTGTGGAAGTTGTTTCCAATACGGTTGTGACTCATACTCCAGAAGAGCCAAAAACTCCTGAAGAACATCCGCAACAACCAGAACGAAGCCTGCCATCTACAGGTGAGCAGGCCTCTGCAGAATTGCTGTTAGCTGGTCTGGCAATGGGGGGTGCTGCTGCAGGATTGCTCTACAGCAAGCGCAAGAAAAAAGAGGCTTAG
- a CDS encoding phage tail tip lysozyme → MNQDQGRPNTIGHKLDQKLETVRNNYRTVQQDSAKQMKELKEQTRSKRHIVKKSRKQFRASKAKVKSLKKAYKSLQKQGKSLTPEGAKKLASLKKELDKAKLEKRVSKKVFKVAQEANGGSRKKKFYRATKQALERSASQQASSAAHQDDTLSDLARAKYRYQDIQIQGKRTKTIGKYSGKIGQGVVKSSYSLGNRFYNKAKGRGFTRTPREFSWEGRLSRRIQDYKKRLAASKAGKAAKKARKVYRVGSKPIRSIIKNPFSLKAYLISFGLLLFLAILGIGSSGITRQDEFDMNDTWLYLSKLDREKSNDKVDYWTKIDDPLLYLNYKYDDISDKLRIDGNKYFSQNNRGKLYLDTLWKNLNGDKDNLKTMEDLYTKNDLYKLSEDELEEYKELLEIARDSGKYMLLQELDNPFYTEDQPESQTPLQIIERFGYKTRTEIFNGSVLQASGGQTLLAVLDGKVEVNGNDLEISDQDSKFLYKNVDTIRYKTGDHVKSGDIIGKVAAEGNQTVYYQKLEPDRSNKKDKDGNVEKSWTYVNVGFYFQRVEYTQATSVVSSIETSGEKGKRARAFADAIKKNIPEATDEGIATVLGGFDIESSITFKRYETDYLTNNQFDKVAKEPTAENLVGNWGAFQAMYPTLPLNERGYLVNGLHYIGIGIGQFTGPRALALWNFAKAVNGDIWSAEVQTKFLLEEDDPTRRAAFRRIVTSTGSVEALSEDFLNAWLGVPGNKLLERQSAARQWLNFLKNKGGGSTGISSQQVPAEYKDKLPYGLPTDQAILEGQGYSGNAYELGNCTWYVYNRFAQIGIGIYPYLGNANQWVDSGQAQGYEISTTPKPGSAVVFMNGVAGASPIYGHVGFCEYVNSDGSFLMSEMNFGGLYVTTWRTLTPQSGIYFVTPK, encoded by the coding sequence ATGAATCAGGATCAAGGCAGACCAAACACAATCGGTCATAAGTTAGATCAAAAACTGGAGACGGTTCGGAATAATTACCGAACTGTTCAACAAGATAGTGCTAAGCAAATGAAGGAGCTAAAAGAACAAACACGTTCTAAGCGCCATATAGTGAAGAAGAGTCGTAAACAATTTAGAGCTTCAAAGGCCAAGGTAAAATCTCTTAAAAAGGCATATAAAAGTTTACAGAAACAAGGAAAATCATTAACTCCAGAAGGTGCTAAAAAGTTAGCGTCACTCAAGAAAGAACTGGATAAGGCAAAACTAGAGAAGAGAGTTTCTAAAAAAGTCTTCAAAGTTGCTCAAGAGGCTAATGGTGGTTCACGTAAGAAGAAGTTTTATCGTGCTACTAAACAGGCTTTAGAACGTTCTGCGAGTCAACAAGCTAGTTCTGCAGCGCATCAGGATGATACGCTATCAGATTTAGCACGTGCTAAATATCGGTATCAGGATATTCAGATTCAAGGGAAACGTACCAAAACGATTGGGAAATATAGCGGTAAGATTGGCCAAGGAGTAGTTAAATCAAGCTATAGTCTAGGAAATAGATTCTATAATAAAGCTAAGGGGAGAGGTTTCACCCGAACTCCAAGAGAGTTTTCCTGGGAAGGACGGCTATCACGTCGTATCCAGGACTATAAGAAACGTTTGGCCGCTTCTAAAGCTGGGAAAGCTGCCAAGAAGGCCAGGAAGGTCTACCGTGTAGGTTCTAAACCGATTAGAAGCATTATCAAAAATCCATTTAGCTTAAAGGCGTATCTGATTTCTTTTGGTTTGCTTTTGTTTCTGGCAATTCTTGGTATTGGTAGTTCAGGAATTACCCGTCAAGATGAGTTTGATATGAATGATACCTGGTTGTATCTTTCAAAATTGGATCGTGAAAAATCTAATGATAAGGTAGATTATTGGACAAAAATTGATGATCCGCTTTTGTACTTGAATTATAAGTATGATGATATTTCAGATAAACTTCGTATAGACGGGAACAAGTATTTTTCGCAAAATAATCGAGGGAAGCTTTACTTAGATACCTTATGGAAGAATTTGAATGGGGATAAAGATAATCTTAAAACAATGGAAGATCTTTATACTAAAAATGACCTCTACAAGTTGAGTGAGGATGAGTTAGAAGAGTATAAAGAACTATTAGAAATTGCTCGAGATAGCGGAAAATATATGTTGCTACAAGAGCTAGATAATCCATTTTATACAGAAGATCAGCCTGAATCGCAAACTCCACTTCAAATTATTGAGCGGTTTGGGTATAAAACTAGGACGGAAATTTTTAATGGTTCTGTTCTGCAGGCCTCAGGTGGTCAGACTCTATTAGCCGTTTTAGATGGAAAAGTCGAAGTAAATGGGAATGACCTAGAAATTAGTGATCAAGACTCTAAGTTTCTGTATAAGAACGTAGATACGATTCGTTACAAAACAGGAGACCATGTTAAGTCTGGGGATATTATCGGAAAGGTGGCTGCTGAAGGAAATCAAACAGTCTATTATCAAAAGCTAGAACCTGATCGATCAAATAAGAAAGACAAAGATGGTAATGTTGAAAAGAGTTGGACCTATGTCAATGTCGGTTTTTACTTCCAGCGTGTAGAGTACACACAAGCAACGTCTGTTGTTAGCAGTATTGAAACATCTGGAGAGAAGGGAAAACGTGCAAGAGCTTTTGCGGATGCAATCAAAAAGAATATACCCGAAGCAACTGATGAAGGGATTGCAACTGTTTTGGGAGGATTTGATATTGAGAGCTCCATCACTTTTAAACGATATGAAACGGACTACCTAACCAATAATCAGTTTGATAAGGTTGCTAAAGAGCCTACTGCAGAAAATCTAGTTGGCAATTGGGGAGCCTTTCAAGCTATGTATCCTACCTTACCTTTAAACGAAAGAGGTTATCTGGTCAATGGATTGCACTATATCGGGATTGGGATTGGTCAATTTACTGGTCCTCGTGCTCTTGCATTGTGGAATTTTGCAAAAGCTGTGAATGGAGATATTTGGTCTGCAGAAGTTCAAACAAAATTTCTGCTAGAAGAAGATGATCCGACTAGACGGGCAGCCTTTAGAAGAATTGTAACCTCAACTGGATCCGTAGAAGCCCTTTCAGAGGACTTTTTAAATGCTTGGTTGGGAGTTCCAGGGAACAAGCTCTTAGAACGGCAATCTGCGGCTCGTCAATGGTTGAATTTCTTAAAAAACAAAGGAGGAGGTTCAACAGGTATTTCTAGTCAACAAGTCCCAGCAGAGTATAAAGATAAGCTCCCTTATGGACTACCTACAGATCAAGCAATTTTAGAAGGCCAAGGTTATTCAGGTAATGCTTATGAACTAGGCAATTGTACTTGGTACGTCTACAATCGCTTTGCTCAGATTGGGATTGGAATTTATCCGTATTTAGGTAATGCCAATCAGTGGGTTGACAGTGGTCAAGCTCAAGGATATGAAATTTCAACGACTCCTAAACCAGGTTCTGCAGTTGTATTCATGAATGGTGTAGCTGGAGCATCACCAATCTATGGTCACGTTGGATTCTGTGAGTACGTTAATAGTGATGGTAGCTTCTTAATGTCAGAAATGAACTTTGGTGGTTTATATGTAACGACTTGGCGTACCTTGACACCACAATCAGGCATCTATTTTGTTACCCCTAAATAA
- a CDS encoding VirB4-like conjugal transfer ATPase, CD1110 family, with translation MSLFKSKREKLEKAEKKKIERLRRQMKPTTQNTINYTLLHEDGLMHIAREKYSRSFMLGDASYSTAQQDEKESIIDTTMDALNSLDEGSNYQLLVINRRVSDNSLQNILFEETNDGYDDYREELNEMIKERFTTHANNFEVHKYVTISTNADDRKQAQLLLQDIGVSLGTQFQESDITFKEMNGLDRLKVFSELLRDNPYVNFDYKEIALSGLSTKSFIAPNRIEFQEKRMVIDDRWCKVLYARRYPNWMSDRLIRDLTTLGLELAITIHAEPYENVEILEKIDDAETDAEIGKLRSKRKAAQSGIFDDAVVAGRDQEISEATKKWRDEITEYDQKIFSGFIAVYFKADDQEELQRNEQKIKRAGRKLGVEFEDLYYYQEEALNTILPIGECFVNVKKNFMRKMTTANIATQVPFTNVDLKSDSSLARYYGQNQLSNNIITLDRKRDLNTGSGVVLGSSGSGKSTTIKGGEVIPTLLKYPEDRVIIVDPEDEYSDIGRAFGAQMVDISIGSKTHINLLDLPDLDRLDDEDDDPIGDKANLLMGLFESILSEVTDAQIGIIDRVTGATYERYLTENFTPTLKEWHQVLKEQPEPEAQDLALAVETYTTGSQDIFAHSTNVDLNHRFVIFNLKKLSHKLKPFALMVIQDYIWNQIVENQGKCTTWVYFDEMQILFKNKAQADFFTTLYSRIRKYGAIPTGITQNVETLAAVEEGRKLLSNSEFMILLKQKPQDLAILKEIVNLTDKQIRYLARPKAKGTGLIVAGPVVVPFENPIPKNTKLYNLVATDA, from the coding sequence ATGAGTTTATTCAAAAGCAAAAGAGAAAAACTAGAAAAAGCAGAAAAGAAAAAAATTGAACGCTTGCGTCGTCAGATGAAACCTACGACACAAAATACTATCAATTATACACTACTACATGAAGACGGATTGATGCACATTGCACGTGAGAAGTATTCTCGGAGCTTTATGTTGGGAGATGCTTCTTACTCGACAGCTCAACAAGATGAAAAAGAGAGTATCATCGATACAACGATGGATGCTCTCAACTCACTGGATGAAGGTAGTAACTATCAACTCTTAGTAATCAACCGTCGAGTATCGGATAACTCCTTGCAGAATATCTTGTTTGAAGAAACAAACGATGGCTACGATGACTATCGTGAGGAGCTAAATGAGATGATTAAGGAGCGATTTACAACACATGCTAACAACTTCGAGGTACATAAGTATGTGACCATTTCAACGAACGCTGACGACCGAAAACAGGCTCAGTTGTTACTACAAGATATTGGAGTTTCCCTGGGAACGCAATTTCAGGAATCTGATATTACATTTAAGGAAATGAATGGTTTGGATCGTCTAAAGGTCTTTTCTGAACTGTTACGAGATAACCCGTATGTCAATTTTGATTACAAAGAAATTGCTTTATCTGGTCTGTCAACGAAATCATTTATTGCTCCAAACCGGATTGAATTCCAGGAAAAACGGATGGTTATAGATGATCGTTGGTGCAAGGTGCTCTATGCACGTCGCTATCCTAACTGGATGTCTGATCGTCTTATTCGAGATTTGACGACACTGGGGCTGGAGCTAGCTATTACGATCCATGCAGAACCCTATGAGAATGTTGAAATCTTAGAGAAGATTGATGATGCAGAAACAGATGCTGAAATTGGGAAATTACGTTCTAAACGTAAGGCTGCTCAATCTGGTATCTTTGATGATGCGGTCGTTGCTGGTCGTGACCAAGAAATCTCAGAAGCTACTAAGAAGTGGCGAGATGAGATTACTGAGTATGATCAGAAAATCTTCTCTGGCTTTATTGCGGTGTATTTTAAGGCAGATGACCAGGAGGAACTACAACGTAATGAACAAAAGATTAAGCGTGCTGGCCGGAAGTTAGGGGTAGAATTTGAAGATCTCTATTATTACCAGGAAGAGGCTCTAAATACAATTTTACCTATCGGTGAGTGCTTCGTAAATGTGAAGAAGAATTTCATGAGAAAGATGACTACAGCTAATATTGCTACGCAAGTCCCTTTTACTAACGTGGATTTGAAGTCTGACAGCTCACTTGCCCGCTACTATGGCCAAAATCAGTTATCAAACAATATCATTACACTAGATCGAAAACGTGATCTGAATACGGGTTCAGGTGTCGTGCTTGGTTCCTCTGGATCTGGTAAGTCTACTACTATCAAGGGTGGAGAAGTCATTCCGACTTTGCTGAAATATCCAGAAGATCGAGTAATCATTGTGGATCCCGAAGATGAATATTCTGATATTGGCCGTGCTTTCGGTGCTCAGATGGTGGATATTTCGATTGGATCTAAAACACATATCAATCTTTTAGATCTGCCGGATCTAGATCGTTTGGACGATGAGGATGACGATCCGATTGGAGATAAGGCAAACTTATTGATGGGATTGTTTGAATCAATTCTATCTGAGGTGACAGATGCACAGATTGGGATTATTGACCGGGTAACAGGTGCGACTTATGAGCGATATTTGACAGAGAATTTTACACCAACGTTAAAAGAGTGGCACCAGGTATTGAAGGAACAACCAGAGCCAGAAGCTCAAGATTTAGCTTTGGCAGTGGAAACCTATACAACTGGTTCTCAAGATATTTTTGCTCACAGTACCAACGTGGATCTCAATCATCGCTTTGTTATCTTTAATTTGAAGAAGTTGTCTCACAAATTGAAGCCATTCGCTTTGATGGTTATTCAGGATTATATCTGGAATCAAATTGTAGAAAATCAAGGAAAATGTACTACTTGGGTTTACTTTGATGAGATGCAGATTTTATTTAAAAACAAGGCACAAGCGGATTTCTTTACTACATTGTATTCACGGATTCGGAAATACGGTGCGATTCCAACAGGAATTACCCAGAACGTAGAAACGCTGGCTGCTGTTGAAGAAGGTCGGAAGTTGCTTTCAAATAGCGAGTTCATGATTTTGCTCAAACAAAAGCCCCAGGATTTGGCTATCTTAAAGGAGATTGTCAATCTGACTGACAAACAGATTCGCTACTTGGCTCGACCAAAAGCTAAAGGTACTGGCTTAATAGTAGCAGGGCCAGTTGTAGTGCCATTTGAGAATCCAATACCTAAGAATACTAAGTTATATAACTTAGTCGCAACAGACGCTTAG
- a CDS encoding conjugal transfer protein TrbL produces MNLDIRELTSSLSSYSFDTNQAVTMMANAVRPIGYILLGLFFWFEMASWSQMVKSRGGALTQKIWLEALMKYLFAFILISASSQICDAILELLNIVVKVIAHVVPSQLDKYQYAQGAVKGWFEKLIFGLVGGLTEFIANITLGIIIFLRYLDLYMLKALAPLLVTFFMMDSLRSVTINFLKYFAASAFIGVVLIVVSVVYNGLVTTDMLKVAAGSSGSWGTALASIAKGVIYIFTLVGTSRKAKQLLGV; encoded by the coding sequence ATGAATTTAGATATTAGAGAGTTGACTAGCTCTCTTTCCAGTTACAGTTTTGATACTAACCAAGCTGTAACCATGATGGCCAATGCTGTCCGACCTATTGGGTATATCCTTTTAGGTCTTTTTTTCTGGTTTGAAATGGCATCATGGTCACAAATGGTCAAGTCGAGGGGAGGTGCGCTAACGCAGAAGATTTGGCTAGAGGCATTGATGAAGTATTTATTTGCTTTCATCTTGATTTCGGCCTCATCCCAAATTTGTGATGCCATTCTGGAATTGCTTAATATTGTCGTGAAGGTAATTGCCCATGTAGTACCCTCACAACTTGATAAATATCAATATGCGCAAGGGGCGGTCAAAGGCTGGTTTGAAAAACTGATTTTTGGTCTAGTTGGCGGTTTAACTGAATTTATTGCTAATATTACGCTGGGAATCATCATCTTCTTACGATATTTAGATTTGTATATGCTCAAAGCCTTGGCTCCATTATTAGTGACGTTCTTTATGATGGATTCCTTACGCTCTGTTACGATTAACTTCCTGAAATACTTTGCTGCTTCTGCCTTTATTGGAGTTGTTCTAATTGTGGTATCTGTTGTATATAACGGTTTAGTCACTACAGATATGTTAAAAGTTGCGGCAGGATCTAGTGGAAGTTGGGGAACAGCATTGGCTTCAATCGCTAAAGGTGTTATATACATCTTTACACTTGTTGGAACCAGTCGAAAAGCTAAGCAACTTTTAGGAGTGTAA